In Nonomuraea sp. NBC_00507, the following are encoded in one genomic region:
- a CDS encoding alpha/beta hydrolase family protein translates to MLFAAGAGGDPERYRPFLDHLAAHDCQVIAPYFERLVAREATTAELLTRPVGLVEALHRWASPDAAVVVVGHSIGGWAALCLAGATPWGRDGKPLDVPREPRVSRLVLYAPAAGWFAAPDALDAVTVPMLVYAGELDTVTPVEQAIHLKSAPAKVDLRIVPKAGHFSFMNTPPPGTADDDAFDRDRFLTDLAQTTMEFTIAL, encoded by the coding sequence GTGCTCTTCGCCGCCGGAGCAGGCGGCGATCCGGAGCGTTATCGGCCCTTCCTGGATCATCTAGCAGCCCATGATTGCCAGGTTATCGCGCCCTACTTCGAGCGCCTTGTCGCGCGGGAGGCGACCACGGCTGAGCTGCTCACGCGTCCGGTCGGGCTGGTCGAGGCGCTCCACCGATGGGCTTCTCCGGACGCAGCGGTTGTGGTGGTCGGCCACTCGATCGGCGGTTGGGCTGCCCTCTGCCTCGCCGGTGCGACACCCTGGGGGAGGGACGGCAAGCCGCTGGATGTGCCACGAGAGCCACGCGTCAGCCGTCTCGTCCTGTACGCGCCCGCTGCCGGCTGGTTCGCCGCCCCGGACGCCTTGGATGCGGTCACGGTGCCGATGCTCGTCTATGCGGGTGAACTGGACACCGTCACGCCCGTCGAGCAGGCCATCCACTTGAAGAGCGCACCAGCCAAAGTCGACCTCCGCATCGTGCCGAAAGCCGGTCACTTCAGCTTCATGAATACGCCTCCGCCAGGCACGGCCGACGACGACGCCTTCGACCGTGACCGGTTCCTCACCGACCTCGCACAGACGACCATGGAGTTCACCATCGCGCTCTGA
- a CDS encoding IS3 family transposase, with product MEFIESQRAEFGVPHTICFRALGVSPSWFYKWKNRRPTAREERRVHLDEEINRHFAASGGTYGSPRITQDLRSEGWKLSENTVAKRMAELGLAGRRPKKPRSLTRQGKRPAAPDLVRRKFTAVAADVLWVGDVTMIRTDEGPLYLASVEDLFSRRLLGYAMSEHHDAALTVASLQMAVVTRGGDVDGVIFHSDRGSEYTAARYQAECRKHRVVQSMGRVGCALDNGAAESLNSTLKVEFVYRHRFRTRAEARLKIATWIADFYNVKRRHSANDGLPPVTFEHQMIEKRQASTGLLRAAVA from the coding sequence GTGGAGTTCATCGAGTCCCAAAGGGCCGAGTTTGGTGTCCCCCACACGATCTGTTTCCGTGCGCTGGGAGTATCGCCCTCGTGGTTCTACAAATGGAAGAACCGGAGGCCAACAGCTCGGGAAGAGCGGCGCGTCCATCTGGACGAGGAGATCAACCGGCACTTCGCCGCCTCCGGTGGCACCTACGGGTCGCCGCGCATCACCCAGGACCTGAGGTCCGAGGGCTGGAAGCTGTCGGAGAACACCGTGGCCAAGCGGATGGCCGAACTCGGCTTGGCCGGGCGGAGGCCGAAGAAGCCGCGCTCGCTGACCCGTCAGGGCAAGCGGCCGGCCGCGCCGGATCTGGTGCGGCGGAAGTTCACCGCGGTCGCTGCGGACGTGCTGTGGGTCGGCGACGTCACGATGATCCGCACCGATGAGGGGCCGCTGTACTTGGCCTCGGTTGAGGACCTGTTCTCCCGCCGGCTGCTCGGCTACGCCATGTCCGAGCACCATGACGCGGCGCTGACGGTCGCCTCACTGCAGATGGCCGTGGTCACGCGCGGTGGTGACGTGGACGGGGTGATCTTCCACTCGGATCGTGGATCGGAGTACACCGCTGCCCGCTACCAGGCCGAATGCCGGAAGCACAGAGTGGTGCAGTCCATGGGCCGGGTCGGGTGCGCGCTCGACAACGGAGCCGCCGAGTCGCTCAACAGCACGCTGAAGGTCGAGTTCGTATACCGGCACCGCTTCCGCACCCGGGCGGAGGCCCGGCTGAAGATTGCGACCTGGATCGCAGACTTCTACAACGTCAAGCGCAGGCACAGTGCCAACGACGGGCTGCCGCCTGTCACATTCGAGCATCAGATGATCGAGAAGCGGCAAGCGTCAACGGGCCTGCTGAGGGCCGCTGTGGCATAG
- a CDS encoding transposase, which produces MAGTTRRRFDPEFRAGAVRIVKETGKPVAHIARDLGINEYTLYNWVQMDRHSTGQVGRDGNGGGKLKESEQEELARLRREKAELVKQHAKDKAAWERERAELEDERDVLKRSVVLWVKDSLNR; this is translated from the coding sequence GTGGCAGGAACCACGAGGCGTCGCTTTGATCCGGAGTTCCGGGCTGGGGCGGTGAGGATCGTCAAGGAGACCGGCAAACCCGTCGCGCACATAGCGCGGGATCTGGGTATCAACGAGTACACGCTGTACAACTGGGTGCAGATGGACCGGCACTCAACAGGGCAGGTCGGGCGCGACGGCAATGGAGGCGGCAAGCTGAAGGAGTCCGAGCAGGAGGAACTGGCGCGACTGCGGCGGGAGAAAGCCGAGCTGGTCAAGCAGCACGCCAAGGACAAGGCCGCCTGGGAGAGGGAGCGCGCCGAGTTGGAGGACGAGCGTGATGTCCTCAAACGATCCGTGGTCCTATGGGTCAAGGACTCGCTGAACCGATAA